The Caulobacter sp. 73W region TGGTGGATGTCGCCAGGTTCTGGGAGACGGCGGCTCAAGCCAAGGGCCTGGAGTTCGAATTGCCCGACGCCGCGCGTGGACCGATCTGGGTCCAGGGTGACCCCAACCGCCTGCGCCAGATCCTCAACAACTTCCTGTCCAACGCCATCAAGTTCACCGATCGCGGCCGGATCGCCCTGCGCCTCAGCGTGCAGCGTGAGGGGGGATGAAGCAGGTGCGCATCGACGTGATTGATGATGGTCCTGGCGTGCCGCCGGACGCCGTGGAGCGTCTGTTCACGCCCTATGTGCAAGGCGCGGCGCGGACGGCCAAGACCTATGGCGGCACGGGGCTGGGCCTGGCGGTGAGCCGTGATCTGGCCGAGCTGATGGGCGGGCGGGTGCAGGCGCGGGCCGGCACGCCGCGCGGCTCCGTCTTCAGCGTGATCCTGCCAATGCCGGTGGGCCAGGCTTCGGTGGCGCTCCCGGCGG contains the following coding sequences:
- a CDS encoding ATP-binding protein produces the protein MKQVRIDVIDDGPGVPPDAVERLFTPYVQGAARTAKTYGGTGLGLAVSRDLAELMGGRVQARAGTPRGSVFSVILPMPVGQASVALPAA